Part of the Planococcus plakortidis genome is shown below.
GTGGCCAGTTCCCAGCCTTCGTCCAGCAAATCGAGCGCCGCTTCAAAACTATGGCGTATCGTCATTTTCAGGTCTTCCATAAATGGCAAGTCATCGATCGTTACGGGTTCCGGCACATCGTAAAGCCTTGGCAATTGGTCGAGCCATGCATCCGGTTCGGGGTGGACTCGCGAATAATCGTATAGTTTGCCCAGCAGGATCTCCATTGCCTGATCGCTGCGGTCCGAAGTGAAACTATCCGCAAGCCTATAGACCTTCTCCCGCCCTTGGCCTTCATAAGCAGATTCGAGCACAGCTTCCATCACATCATCCCGCAGCAATGCCGCTTCAGTATCTCCCGCAATGCGGAAGCCGGGATCGATTTCCAGGAGATAGGCATATTGCTTCACGACTTGCAGGCAGAACGAGTGCAAAGTGGAAATTTGGGCTTTATTGATCAAGCGCAGTTGTTTTTTCAAATGAACGGACTCAGGCTGTGCCGCGACCGCCTGTTCCAATGCAGCAGACATGCGGTGGCGCATTTCAGCCGCGGAAGCGTTCGTGAACGTTACGACCAATAGCTCATCGACGGATACCGGGTCTTGTTCATCGAGCACTTTTTCGATCATCCGGTTGATCAGGACAGCCGTTTTCCCTGAGCCTGCCGCCGCCGATACGAGCATATCCTGTCCTTTCGCCCATATCGCCTGCCACTGTTCATCCGTCCATGTGGCATCATTCGGTTTTTCCGGTATCATCAGCGCTCAACTCCTTGCGTATTTTCTCCACTGCCTGGTCAGGATTCAACACCGGTAACTTCCGGTAGCTTTGTTCCGGGTCGCTCGGGTCGAATTGGCATACCGCCCGGAAATTGCAAAATTGGCAAGGCGTATCATCCTTCAAGCGGTAAGGCGAGACCTCCGTTTGGCCGTCGAGAATGCCATTTCCTGCCCCTTGGTGTTTTTTCCGGACAAATTTCCGGATCGTTTCCATATCATCTTTTTCGACCGTTTTCGACGACCCTTTCGAGACCGAGCCATTTTTGTTGAGCCGCACTGGAATGACATTCGAATAGCCGTCGATCCGATCATCCATCGCCTGTATGACGTCCGGATCCTCCACGACGAGCCCATTCATCTTGAATGACTTCGCGAGCTCTTCTTCCAATTCTTCGGCACTTAGCAGCTTCGTCATCTTCAGCATCGGGTTATGCATGTGGAAATACAGCACCCCGGCCGGTTCCGCCTGCTCCCCGAGCCAGCGTTTCGAGTGGGTCAGGGCGACATCCAGATAAGTGAAGGTTTGAAGGGCCAAGCCGTGGTAAACTTCACCCAGATCCAAGCCTTGCTTGGATGATTTATAATCGACCACCCGCAAATACGGTTTGCCTCCGATATCGGTTGAATCGATGCGGTCGATGCGCCCGCGTACATTCATCTTGCGCCCGCGTTCGAGTGGAATGTCTAGCGGCGGAATCGCCTCTTTCGTCCCGAAGCCCACTTCAAGGGCGACGGGTACGAAACCGGATACTTGTGCATGTTTGCTCAACATGAACGCTGTCTGGCGGATGATGCCTTCAAGTTTGTATTGGATATACCGATAGCGATGGGTACTCAACAGGATCTGGTTGACGAAATAAGGCGATAATTGTTCAATCGCCCGCTTCGCGAGATCCGCACATTGTTCCTTGCTCAAGGATGACCAGGAAACACCGAGCTGCATCACTTCATCCGAAATCCATTTGATCGCGGCGTGGAATAAATCCCCCATCGCCGGGGCCGCCAGACGGTATTGGCTGCGCTCTTCGAGTTTTAAGCCATATGCTGCATAATGCGCGAATTGGCAGCTGTGGTAGGTCTCGATGCGGGAGACGCTAGAGGCAATCGGCGTACCGTAAAGCGATCCAGCGACCTTTTCCGATAATTTCTCTGCTTTTGTATGGCTCAAAGGCTTGAAGACCTGGTCGATGACCGACGACCATAACGGGTCTTCCCGGTAGTAATCAAGCACGGCTTGCCAGTGGCCGGTCAGTTCTCCGCTCCTGATTTGGGCAGCCAGATGCGATAGCGCCGCACGCGGATGCGTAATGTATTCCAATGCATCCGGCTCATGCAACTCTTCCGGGCCGATTGCAGCCAATTTCGGTTCGATCTGGAGCAGGTCGGCAATTTTCCTGATATATAAAGACGGCAGTAAAGCTTTTCCTTCTTCGTCCGCAATCGGATAGGAAACGCTCAGCCGATCGGAAGCGGAAGAGAAGGAGCGATATGCCATATACGTTTCATCCATCAGGCGCATGCGCGAACTCGGCGCGAGTTCGATGCCGATTCTCTGGAACCACTCGCGTTCCGCGTCGGTCAAGAGCCCTTCGTGTTCGATGCGCTGCGGCAAGATGCCATCATTCGCGCCGATGATGAAGACCGACCGGATGTCCATCAAGCGCGCCAGGTCCATTTTGGCAATGGTCACTTGATCGAGCGATGGCGGAATGCGTGAAAACTCCAAGGTTTCAAAACCTTCATCCAGAATCCTCGCAGCACTTTGGAGGTCCAGTTCTTTTTCCCCGAACATCAACACGAATTGGTCGAGTACGCCCACCCATTGATTCCACGCCTGCTCGTGCTCGGTCGCGGCAAGCAATTGATGTTCCGCTTCCTCGCGGTCTTTCAGCAACTGGATTTTCGCATAGACATCAAGCTCTTCGACAAACTGAAATAGCGCTGTGGCAAAGTCCCGGCCGGTCACACAGTCTCCTAGCCGGGTTTTCAAACGCTCAAGCGGGTCGCGCACTACATCCCGGACAGTCTGCAATTCCATCTGGAGCGCCAATTCCTCATCAGTCTGAATGCCTGAATGGAATTCCAGCCCGCGGTATTTCTTATAGATCCAGCGTTTATCGTCAAACCAGCGGTCCCCGTAGATGCCATTGGCCAGGACGAAATTTTCGAGTTGGTCTCCGCGCTCCCGCCATTTGCTGACATTGCCTTCAGGGAAGAACAAATCCGTCTTCAACGCCCGGAAAACCGGTTCATATGCATAATTGCCGATGACCGCTTCTAGTGCAGAACGGCTGAATTCGATCAATGGATGGTGGAGCATCGATTTTTTCTGGCTGATGAAATAAGGGATGTCGTATTGTGGAAAAATGGTGTTGATCAGTTCGTCGTATACTTCGGGCTGGCGGTATAATACCGCAATATCTTTATATCGGCAGCCCTCCATCACCTGCTGGCGGATCGATCGGGCAAGCTCATGGATTTCAGCTCGCCGGTTCGATGCTTCGACCAATTCGACCGCCCCTTGCCCCTGGATGGAAGGGGCAGGGAAGGTTTCGATATAGCGCTCCACATGCCGAAGCTCTTCATTCATGAA
Proteins encoded:
- the addB gene encoding helicase-exonuclease AddAB subunit AddB gives rise to the protein MSLRIVYGRAGTGKTRFVQEEIADSLKDQADGDPIFLIVPDQMSFSTEYRLSAAYGMNGMIRAQAVTFKRLAWRVLQEVGGISRKEIDTFGYRMLIRSLLEEHKDEFNLFRRAAGKRGFTDQIEQLIKEFSRYCIDCDELGTIRSSLESAGAPRTLQDKAADLELILLEIDRRLGKVFVDSEGHLGLLSEKIRHSGTMKQSAVYIDGFVSFTAREFQIIEELLKHAKSVTIVLPMDESSDIEDEQSLFYQSAVTASRLIELAASEGIGLEPEVYLQEPKRFMNEELRHVERYIETFPAPSIQGQGAVELVEASNRRAEIHELARSIRQQVMEGCRYKDIAVLYRQPEVYDELINTIFPQYDIPYFISQKKSMLHHPLIEFSRSALEAVIGNYAYEPVFRALKTDLFFPEGNVSKWRERGDQLENFVLANGIYGDRWFDDKRWIYKKYRGLEFHSGIQTDEELALQMELQTVRDVVRDPLERLKTRLGDCVTGRDFATALFQFVEELDVYAKIQLLKDREEAEHQLLAATEHEQAWNQWVGVLDQFVLMFGEKELDLQSAARILDEGFETLEFSRIPPSLDQVTIAKMDLARLMDIRSVFIIGANDGILPQRIEHEGLLTDAEREWFQRIGIELAPSSRMRLMDETYMAYRSFSSASDRLSVSYPIADEEGKALLPSLYIRKIADLLQIEPKLAAIGPEELHEPDALEYITHPRAALSHLAAQIRSGELTGHWQAVLDYYREDPLWSSVIDQVFKPLSHTKAEKLSEKVAGSLYGTPIASSVSRIETYHSCQFAHYAAYGLKLEERSQYRLAAPAMGDLFHAAIKWISDEVMQLGVSWSSLSKEQCADLAKRAIEQLSPYFVNQILLSTHRYRYIQYKLEGIIRQTAFMLSKHAQVSGFVPVALEVGFGTKEAIPPLDIPLERGRKMNVRGRIDRIDSTDIGGKPYLRVVDYKSSKQGLDLGEVYHGLALQTFTYLDVALTHSKRWLGEQAEPAGVLYFHMHNPMLKMTKLLSAEELEEELAKSFKMNGLVVEDPDVIQAMDDRIDGYSNVIPVRLNKNGSVSKGSSKTVEKDDMETIRKFVRKKHQGAGNGILDGQTEVSPYRLKDDTPCQFCNFRAVCQFDPSDPEQSYRKLPVLNPDQAVEKIRKELSADDTGKTE